The DNA segment TACTCTCCATTATCCTCTACAACATTGAAATATTAACAGTTCTATATCAGTTGGCataaaaagaaacacaaaaaggggAGGAAAAACAGTGTAAAACAGTCAAAAACTGGAAACTACTTCGATGAAATTGAAAACCCTCGAGATATAATTTCCCCCAGCCACACAACACCATGCCAATGGAGCTAAATCCAGCCCAAAATCCTTTTCCTTTCCCAAATCATATTTCCAGGAAATGAAGGAAGCCCAGAGTTATTATTCTCCATGGAAATTTTCTAGCAACCATTTTGAGTGGAACCAGAGAGAGTTGAAGAAAAAGGGTACCTGGGTTCTGGAGGGAAGGGCTTGTGTCTGCAAGCACACGGTCCTGAGAGCTCTCTGCCTTCTTCTCTGCAGTGATGGGCCCTGGGAGATGCCATAATTGGGTTGTTGAAGCTGAAGTACCACCATGGCGGTGGTGCCTTAACTTGGTCCAAATTCTCTGAAAATTTTCTCACTTTCTCTCATTTGCTTTTCAATTTATCATTGGAACTCAAAAGTGCAGGTGAAATATGGGTACCAGCAGCTGACACGTCAAGCACCCAGAATTTTGGGGAAAGTTCCCTAAAAAGATTGCCTTACCTGAAATgactacatttaaaaaaatatatattattttatttgaaaataaaattttgatttcaattaaGGAATCTTAACATACTTTAAGAATAATccttaacaaatttttatttttaagaataaaaatattcattattattattttcaaaagcatCATTCTcgcattttaaaataaaaaattattgttaatatttattatttttattttcaaagtaaaaaaggaaaaaaaaaattgacagtTTTAAAAGGGCGAAACGGGTGACAGTGTTATAGGGTCACAGGTGGGTGAGTCAATCAGGGCTCTTTAAGATAAACCCTCCTCCAGGGTTTTAGAGCTGCTGCTCTACAGGTGGAATTTTTTCTTTCtgctgtttggttgctgagaaagtgCTGGTAAAAAAGGGTGCGTTTGGATAATCGTGTTTGGGGTTACTAGGCTACTCTCGACCCTGGAAGTTGCCTCAATCTCATTTCTCTCACGTATCGCGGTATAGGTACGACGatctctctcctctcttcttGATGATGACTTCTGCCTCCAAACCCTAACCATAAATGTAACTAATTTTTGCAGACACTTCTATTTTTGTATATGCTCGACTAAcccaaaagatcaatttttttttttttggctcagTTGAGTAAAGAGTTGTCTTTTGGGTTCCCAAATAATGAAAAGTAgactcaaattttaaatttccttcaattttcttttctttttcctgcattttctcgGAAAATCTTTTGAACTTTAGCCGGAGAGTTTGTGATtgtctatcatttttttttttttatttagttagaaTGCGGGAATGCTTTGCAAGAATATGTGAGGTCGTCTTGAAGTTATGTAGAATGGTGGAGTGATAGAAAATTGAAATTGTGATGAGACACTTGAAAGGACGTGAAAAAATGGCAAATACTAATCATCAGATCTGATGAAAGCATTACCCACAAAGCCATTGTGTTTGTATATAAAATTAACCTCATATGGGATTTTGTGGGCATGAAGAAATCCAATTTTCTGAGATATGGTTGAGGATGGGGGCCATGCTGTCGTGTGTCACCATTTGCATAATCTTTAATCGTTTGATGAAAATCCTAATGGCAAAGGCACAAGACAAAACAATTGATAAATTAGAAGTCTAATGACCCTTGAGGAAAGAAGGAAAGATATGGGAAAAGGATGAATGATTAGAGGTGATGTAGATAAACCTTGAGATGTTCTCACATAGAGAATTCTCCTTCTGACCCAAGCCTAGCCATCTGGCATTTGCTCAAATCAGCTCAGCTGCATGAAACAACACCTACTATTGGCTATACGAGTCTTTCATTATTGCTCAACTCTTTCAATCTGAATGATTCACATTGCTTAAGCATTATAAAAGGTGTCAGGTCCAACCTGGGTACCTTGTACTTCTAAGTGCATGATATATCAAACAAAGTGCGTGTGAGCTGTGCAGATATACTAGAAAGTCTGGAGGAGTAAAGAACTGATGATATTACTTCGATGATTGAAGTTCCCATCAGAAAAGAGTTTCAAACATTGCCCTTTTTCCACATGATATGGTCATTATGTTGGATATAAACGCCATGTTGGCATGCTTAAATGATTGCATTATCATTTATCCACTATCATGGCACGAATAGGAGATGCACTTGTACTCAATTTATGTGTTGTAAGATATATAGTGTTGGTCCATGGAGATCAATTATTTTATGCATAGTGTTGATTTGTGTTGTAAGCTCTCTAATGTTGTGGAAACAACTTTTATCATTTTGAGCAGGCAATATAAGTAATAAAAGGGGAAATTGTGTAAGTATGGCAAGCATGTTCATGGCACCTACCTTCAGTCTTCTTTCCGTCAATAGAAGCAGCAGTGGATGCAGAAAGCCAGACTGCACTCCTAGGCAGTATCATGCTATAACAATGAGGATAGAGAAACCTCTGGAGGAGTTATACAATGTGAGGGTGGAAAGGCAAGTGTCACCAAAGCGACTGGAAGAGCTGGGGGTTTCACGATGGTCGATATGGAAGACTGGCAAATCTAGGTTGCCTTGGGATTGGCATGTGGACCAGTTGGTTTACATTGAGGAAGGGGAGGTGAGGGTTGTGCCTGACGGAAGCAAAAAATACATGCAATTTGTGGCAGGAGACCTTGTTCGCTATCCCAAGTGGTTTGAGGCTGACCTCTTCTTCAATGGTCCCTACCAGGAGCGCTACCGCTTCCGAGCATATGGGGATGACTAGTAATTCTGCATTACATTTTTTCTGAAAGTTTGTTTTGGGTTCTGATATCCTCTCTTCTCCTTTTTTAATCTTGGGTTCCTCTAGAGAGATACACACTCCCCTGTGAACTTAAGACCAGTTTTCTGATGTATAAGTGTATCAATTTTAGTTGCGGCCCAAGTGAATAGAAATGAATCAGAAGTTAATGTACACTTTGATTAtgcattttttgtttaaacCAATTCTCTCCATCATAGTTTTGATAGCTGCTGCTATTACCAGTACTCGCAGGGGAACAATGTTAATTGTTGAGCTATACCATTTTCCTCGTGCCAAAATCCACTCTCCATGAAATAAATGTCAACAGCTAGATGAACTCTCAGCAGAAATCCAGGACACTGAATTTGAGAATAGAAGCATAACTACAGATTAATTTAGTCTTGCTGCTGCAAGGCAGGATCATGCTGGTTTGTTGATGATTGGGGCATGAAGAAAGCTTTCAACATGCATTTTTCCGATCTTATTGTTAAGTCCCATGGTTTGTCCCTTCCCTGAGATGCCATTTAAATGATTCCCAAGTACTTTTTCTGAGAAAACTTTCATTCTACTACAAAATAGAGGCTTCAAGTGAGGCTTTTAGTTTGGGGGGGTCAGACAGCAAATCAAGGCTAGCCAAGAAAGTTTGTCAAATTAGTTCAAAAGATCCTCCACACCAATTGGGAATATAAGTAACGCAAAACGAATGAGAGCCTCTGTGCCTATTTTGGAAATGGTGAGAGTTAGGAAATCACCTGAGAGAAAGTAACTTCTGAAAGCATTGTTAAACTAGATGAAGGCACAACAGAATAATACAGCAATGATCTACCAGACAATGAACGGCCAAGAAAAGCTGAGCTGCAGCAACCAGGCAATCACCCCAATATCACAGCAATGAATCAACCGCCAGAGGAAGTTTCAACTCAGGGAAAGGTGTGATGGGCATATCTTATAGCTATAAACAGAAAAACAAACAcgaaaaataaatggaaagaaatgaaaggaataaGAATCACAACTAAAAGTACAAAGGGAACAATCTTTTTGCATCATTACACAAAATAAACATTATCAGGTAGGAAATCCGGAGCAGCACTACCTCTATAAaccaaatcccttatgatacaCACACTTACACCTCCATTGATAAAGAGGAAAAAGGGAATGAGCCCACGAGAACCAAAggagtagaaagaaaaaaaaaaaaggaaagaaaagaaaagaaaagccaCTTCAATATCCACATAACCCCACCTTCACTTTTCAAATTTGACAGGTGGAGTTAAACCTATAAGAACCCAAGGGAAGCAAGGTTAACAATGGCTATACCGCACCCATTGGGTCTCACCCTGTATCCTTCAACTACGACTTACAGGGTAAATTCTCACAATTTGCTCAAGCAGCAGCCATCAAGCACCTGCAGTAGTTCGAGGATTTGTGCTGGTAGAAATGGCAACAGAAGAAACAAACTTCGAAACAAGCACAGCCTCGTTGCTTACAGCCTTGGAGGCTGCCAAATCTTCCAAACGCTTCCAGGTTGATTCCCGCTTCTCCTGTATCTCCCTTTCCTTGGCTTCATCCTCTTGAAATTTGACCAAGCATTCATCAAGTAGCACCTGGTCTTGATCTGAGAATATCTTTCTCACATTCAGTGTCAGGCTTTGCACAGCTTGGTTCCAGTGACTCCTTGCGTTCCTCTCCAAAGCTGGGAAGATTATAGGCAGTATCACCATACAGTTCTGTGTGATCAAATTCCTTATATGGTCATTGTTCCACAGGAACAATGCACGTTCAGCTACCTGCAGTTGAAACCATGTCCAAGCCAGGTCTTTCTCAGTGTAATTGGAGGAATTCAAAGTTCATTCATTTAGATGTATCTGATGGAAATGTttctaacaaaaatttatacaaaaagatCAACACAAACTGAGGTCACAAAGACGCCTCTGTAATCAATGAGATGATTGTTTACCCTAGCATTACTATCTTCCCCAACTTGTTTACATAGCATTACTATCTTGTGATTTTTCTTCCCCAAAATTACTTGCATCTCTTAAGGAATTGAACGGTAAACATTTCCATTATAGTCCTGAACTCTGCCTTGACTATTCAGTATCGACAAGATGCAGgtgattttgaaatatatatgtatatatccGCAAGGAAACATGGGAATTCATTGTCAGGGTCAGTACTCCTCAACCACTTTAGCAATGACCATAATCAAAACAATTGCCTCTTTAATGTCCAAAATACCTCCTCATccatataaaatgataaaacccTAATATCAGCTTTCCttcatttctatgtttttacCTAATGGATAATACCATCCCCACATGCCATGAGAATAAGCACACTAATGATGAATAGAACAgcctttcaaattttttctagGATTTATGATTGATGATCCAGGAGGCATTATCTGATATCACATTGTCACATAACAGAATCCTTACCAACCTTAGCTTATAAATATGAGGTACAAAGCCAACAAAGTAAAGGGTATTATTCAGGAAAGGCCTTGAACTTTGTAATGGCAAGATTCACCAAACATTTATTGTTGCAAAAGAATGTTTTAGGGCCAGTATATAtaaggcaacccattagaggaaCCCAATAATTCATACTTCTCTGCCCTGTCCAAACGGTCACTTAGCTACAGTATATGTTGTGTGAAGTCATGCCATTAGAAAGCTCAAGCCTCCTAATTGACACCCTTGCTCCTATAGTTACATCATTCTTGGGTTAGATAGTTTCTCAGACTCATGAAAAAGTTGGTAAAGATTGCATATAGGAAATAATTGGATTTTCCAAAACGGTTTGCTTTAAAGTTTAACCGTACTTGCTTGGCTTGAATACTTAAAAAAGCATCAGAAACAGTAGTTGGTACTTCATCACTGATTGTTCATCAATGGCATGTATGGATGGAGCTGTGTGTTGGGTGGCAAACATAGAGAGAGAATTTATCATTTCATATGATCATTAGCTATTTTAGGAGAGAAACCACCAATTTTCCCTTTAAGGAGTGGTATACTGCCATACAGCCTCTCCCCCCAGCCCAAATAGACAAGAAGACAATATTCTGATTATTCATGAAATCCATCACAACTCAAGAAGGAAAAAGGGGAATATGCAAATGGCAAATGACTGTAACCTTTTGCAAAAACCACAATAAAAACACAGAGGATCTTGAAGATATAGTTGGCACCTGGTAAAGCTTCACACCAACTTTAAATCTGAATAAGTTATTGGTCCAACTTTTATATGATATATGCATTATAATCAGTAAAAATAATCTTATTGGCAACAATCAAGAAATACCCTCTCTATTAGCATTCCTAGATGCAGCTCTTTTACAAGAGGAAAAAAATCAGTGGCGATATTGTTAGTTATTAATACTAGTTTCAATGAAACACAAATAAAGGGTCATACATCTAAAGATTATAGATAATTTACCCATCGCATTCCATCAGTTAACTAAGTACTCAAAAGGAATAAGCTAATGACATCTTTTCTAGAATAATATTTGTACACAAACTGGACTAAGACCTAGGaacaagataaaaataaaatgccaGGATACTAGATTTCAAGACAGCAATTGGACAAGATCTTGGTTgaaatataagaagaaaatgCATATAGAATTAACAATTTCTTTCAAGCAAAGTGTCCATGTAAGACATCTAGCTCATGGAAAGGCATTCTCAAAAACAACAATATTTCAATAATTGAGACAGGTttttaaagaggaaaaatatgtGACAGTCCATCTCATGCATCCAAGCACATTAAGCTAGGGAGCAACAGAGGTTGGAACCTTAAATAGGATAATTTGTCAAACAATATAAGCATGAAAAACAGAGAACTTCCAAGTTAATGATTGATGATATATTGATGAAATAAAAAGCACTCCAATTCAAAgaaaactttgaaaataaatCTCGTTCAGGATGTAGATGCTTAAAGAGCTTTATATTTCCCAACCAAATAAAAGCATTCCTTTGCAAGTTAGTGGAGAATGTCTTTCTATTAGATATTCTACTAAGGAGAGACAAAATCCCAAAATATGTGGTTTCTGTAAAAGAATATCCTGAAGTTCTCACTCTTATATTCAAGCAATTCAGTTTGACGAGTATTTGGAGCAAAATAATATAGGAGCAAAATCCAAGCAAAGTACTCAACCACCTCAGTTTTGGAAGGCAAATGATATAATGGAtcaaaaatctttaaatatgcAATTATTCTCATCACTCTAAAGAGCATAGGAGAAGGGATctatatttgaataattaaaaaatagaaatcaagtatggtttatttaaagaaattttagttCCTAACATAGTCATGAAAATATTGAAGGAATTTTTTTAGTACATATGAATTTATAGATAAAATGATCTCTGATCTTTCATCTTGACATTcaacaaaatcaaagaaatagcCGACACCCAATGAAAACCTCCTTGTTATCTGTTCTACTTATCTTCAACAGCTTAGTGAAATAAGACAAATTGAAGTTATCAACAGAGAGCgtcttcctttctttctttttttcgaTAGGGTAACGACAGAGAGCACCATAAGAAATACACATGGACAAACACAATTATAGAACTAATAAATTTAGGAAGCAACTTTCTTCAAATGGATAATAAAAGTTATTGGAGCAAAATTTGTCCTACATTGAGAAAATCTTGTCATATATCATTGTCCATTTGGCTATAAATGGCCTTAAACATGACACAACAGACAAAGTTCCTAGGAAGAACTACCTATAGAACTGCAAACCACAAaaccttaatatatatatatataagagttacAAACAAAAtgcaaaaggaaacaaaacaaaGAGCAAACAGATGAAGGGAAATATGAGTGGTAACCTTAATGCTGATACTAATGTATATGCCCAATGAAAACATACAGAAAACAAAGAATCTGAATCCAGTACCTGAAAATGTGAGCTATTGAGGCACCGACCAATCTGCCGGAAAAGAGGGACCATGCAGCGCTGAAACTCTGCTGGCTGAGTGGCTTCTAGAACTTCTTCCAATTCACCAAGAAACATAACCTCCTTTGAACTATTAGTTATGGGCCAATACTTCAAAAGGCCTCGAATCACTGTATCAGCCAGCTTAAAGTCTTTCTCCACAAACTGAGTGATGCAATACGAAAGTTGCTGATGATACATTGACACACACTTGGGTTTGTGGAGGGGAATCAATGCACGAACAAGGAACAGCTTGTGCTCTTCCTTCAAAGGCAATGCAAACCCATTAATTATACTGCCCAATATCTCAAGCAATTCTGCAATCCCATTGTGCTTCTCAGTCTCAAAGATGAACCTGTAGAATATGTTGTTGATAGCTTTCCTTATGAAGGGTCGATGCACCATGAACTTGCCGTAAATTCTGTGAAGTATTGTTTTTAGATACTCTCTCTCCCTCTGGTCCTCGGAGTCAAATAGGTCAAGCAGTCTCAATACAAACGAATGATCAACATATCTTTTGGCAAGCTTCGCATCAGTCTCTGATGAAGCTACAAATCTAAGTAGAAATTCATACACAATTTGAAGATGGGGCCACGCAGGCTCCATAGTAGGTTCCTCCTCTTCTGGGTCATACATTTCTGGGGTCTTATTATCATGATTGGAGGACGAGAACGTTCTAAACAAATTCAATGCCACCATCTTTGTAATCTCCTGCATTGCCGTTTCATTGAATTTCGAACTCACTGATGAAATATAATCAACAAGCTCAAGCAAAGTTTGCCGCTTTATATCTTTCTCTTTAGGATTCTTCGATGGATCATTGAAATCAAACACAACGCAACACAAATTCAACTTCCTAATGAAAAGATTGGGCTTCTCCGGGTTGGGAACGTCCCGAAAACTCGGCAAGGCCTCATATGCTGCAGAAGCTAACACCGGTCCGACAGTAGCGACGGCGGCTGATTTCTTCCCGTGATTCGTCTTACCGGAATTTGAGGAATGCGGCGCCAGTGTCCCATTGTTCGACCGAGAAGCACTGGCACTCGAATTCGAAGATTTCGCAGAACCCGAATTAGCTTTATGACCAGGACCCATTGAATTCGAATTGGGTCCCTGAGATGAATTCACAGGGGCGACCGCACCGTCATGATTAGAGTCATTGTGCGATGATTTCGAGGATGGTTTCCGAGGTAGCTTACCCAGTAACTGTTTAATCATAttcacaaaccctaaacctaaccctaaccctaacgcTAAACCCAACAAGAGCCCAACTTTCCGCCTCTAAATGCGTCCTAGCACATAAACATTACCCCAAACAATTCAACAGAAAAACCCAATACAAGAGAACTGAGAATTCGCGTCCCTGCAGAAACCCTAATTACCAGCTCATACCTTCACATTGACGAGAGGGAATTGAAAGATCTAAAAGCAAATGAAGAAGACCcagaaacaaaaaaacccagaaaaccctagaaaaacCCTATAGATGATATGTGAACTAATAAACCCCACTGATCTGAACTTGAAGAGCCCTATAGTATGTAGAATCAATGGATGCttgatagagagagagaggggggggagagagaaagagagataggggaaattggaaaataagaaaaatataaaaaataacaaagccCCCTCTCCCTATATCTCAAATATCTAATCTATCTTTGTTTGGCAAGTTTGCATGCTAAGAAGGGATTTAGAGTTTAGAATTTGGATTTTGGAGATgggaaaatattgaattttggggatttgaatattaaatagaagaaaaataggaGGTAAAACTGAAAAAATTGTTATGAAATAAGGGTGGAGAGAGAGGAGAGGTTGGATGTTTGGCCACTCATGAAGGGTATAGGGCTAAGTTGTCAATTTACCTCCATAACCATTTTGTTAGGGTTGTTTGACCCATTTGTTTAGGGTATGTGGCCTGGCTGAACTGTCAATGGACTTCTCCACCTGTCCCAACCATTAGGCCAATTAAGATGGTTttatttagagttttttttatttttttgttctattttttgataaaaaatttatttagggTTAGATTATGGTACTAAAAGATATCCTTCAACAATAGATTATATCTTATCATGTGTATTTAAagcttattattttatatctgtgatctgatttatttatatttcaatatcatttttttcatatactttTAAAGATAAAGATTGAAATTTGATAAATACATTATTAGCTTTTtccttaaatataaaataacctttatatacaacctttttttttaaaaataataatatttttatattaaatttttaaatttatatatcttttaataaaaatattcaaatagaTTTAAAAACTTTCATGAATTTAAATAAGAGTTTTTAACCTTAAAggaatcaattattttattaatatatagtgaataagaacttgtttgaaaatttttcttaaaaaatataaaataatttatttgcttttttccttttctatacTTGAGGAAGTTTTGAAATCCCATGCTAATGCTTCAATGTGGGTACCATGTGTTGAAGATAATCATGATTCCTATGTTACTTGGTTGGCCCATATTCCTTTGAATCCACTTCTAATATGCAGcctgatatttttattattattttttttttttttatcaattgtaTGTCTTTTGGGGTTGGGGTTGTGGGTTGCCACACCTTGAAGGAGCAGGGCAAGGTATACCTTGACACAAATTCCAACATGGAGATGGAGACACTCCATGAATTGGGTTGAAGAGAAAGGGAAAAGGGTagacaaaattcaaaaaattatttttgaatttttgtgaTTCAAGATGCGAGTACAAACCACAACCCTTTATAAATTTTGGTcaccataaatattttttggtcAAAGTTTCTCATACCAAGTGCCATGGTTTCAACTTTCTTGAAATGATCAAAATTCCTAAAGATATGATCATTCCCATGAAGAAAACCCATGTATGAATGCACTTTTTTTCTTGCATTCCATAGaccactttttcattttccttgttcATCAAGATGAATTTCTTATGACAACTGaaaattctcttttatttaaatGGTCTCCCAAATAGGATTAAAAATAATCTCATTTCTTTGTGCCAAAGACCATTCCATTATAATTAATTCTATTTCTTTGTACtaagatttctttttctttttttagattcattaatttagatttaaacATACACATCGATAGCCCAACAAAATCGAATTCCTAGTTCGATGATTTCAAATTCGATATAATATTAAACCTAAAGCTCAAAATTACGATTAATATGATTACGAGTGTCAATATTTGATACAATTCGTCAATACAACTCAAACCCATTGGACATGTTATTCACAAGTTTGGATTGAAAATAATCATATTTGAATCAAATTTGTGCCTACTTccaaaattcatttaataaataggttATTTTTGCCGCCTATTTGATAATACCATTAATTAACCTAAATATAGCTACAAGTcatttaaatcatatttgactcgcttaaaatttgatttaataaatgaattaattaaataataaacaaatcgGGTTAAAGGGTTCATCATATTGACTTAAACAAGATCTAACTCGACCTATTTAATCGTATCATGATTTTAACCACctaattattattcatatcGTGTTTGAATTAACCCATTTAAATGAATAGGTATAGCAAAACACAAAAACAACCCACCAACACGAATTACTACCCTTACATATAATACAATGAATTcataagagaaaacaaaatagatTCAAGTGAGTGGCTCCAAGAGAAGACAACCCTTTTCCCATGACCATGACTTGTGTAGCCAATTTCTTTACCCTGTAGCAtggcttctttttcttttttactttttttttttcttgataggcATACTTGGTAACATGGCTTCTCAACTCCAACATTCCAGGCTATTATTCTACTTTGTCAACCATGCTTAATATTAGTCAAT comes from the Vitis vinifera cultivar Pinot Noir 40024 chromosome 12, ASM3070453v1 genome and includes:
- the LOC100249947 gene encoding uncharacterized protein LOC100249947, yielding MASMFMAPTFSLLSVNRSSSGCRKPDCTPRQYHAITMRIEKPLEELYNVRVERQVSPKRLEELGVSRWSIWKTGKSRLPWDWHVDQLVYIEEGEVRVVPDGSKKYMQFVAGDLVRYPKWFEADLFFNGPYQERYRFRAYGDD
- the LOC100258598 gene encoding serine/threonine protein phosphatase 2A 59 kDa regulatory subunit B' gamma isoform; the protein is MIKQLLGKLPRKPSSKSSHNDSNHDGAVAPVNSSQGPNSNSMGPGHKANSGSAKSSNSSASASRSNNGTLAPHSSNSGKTNHGKKSAAVATVGPVLASAAYEALPSFRDVPNPEKPNLFIRKLNLCCVVFDFNDPSKNPKEKDIKRQTLLELVDYISSVSSKFNETAMQEITKMVALNLFRTFSSSNHDNKTPEMYDPEEEEPTMEPAWPHLQIVYEFLLRFVASSETDAKLAKRYVDHSFVLRLLDLFDSEDQREREYLKTILHRIYGKFMVHRPFIRKAINNIFYRFIFETEKHNGIAELLEILGSIINGFALPLKEEHKLFLVRALIPLHKPKCVSMYHQQLSYCITQFVEKDFKLADTVIRGLLKYWPITNSSKEVMFLGELEEVLEATQPAEFQRCMVPLFRQIGRCLNSSHFQVAERALFLWNNDHIRNLITQNCMVILPIIFPALERNARSHWNQAVQSLTLNVRKIFSDQDQVLLDECLVKFQEDEAKEREIQEKRESTWKRLEDLAASKAVSNEAVLVSKFVSSVAISTSTNPRTTAGA